From the Diospyros lotus cultivar Yz01 chromosome 13, ASM1463336v1, whole genome shotgun sequence genome, one window contains:
- the LOC127788345 gene encoding putative disease resistance protein RGA1 isoform X2 has translation MGELLLFNVVELILSKLGELLVEELFLANGADAELRKLETALSSIKLVLLDAEENQSTNVEVHKWLANVKDAFADADDLLDEVEFEALKNQVRGKLWNYLTSSSSITFRLSVVSRIKEMTERLHLIDGGKKNFGLSERSSDPRNARIQRETSHSFVRRVDVIGRRRDEEAIVERLNDAREHVSVIPIVGIGGLGKTTLARLVYNNERVARHFGLKMWVGVSQDFDMNVLMRKIIESATSSACAELDSDQLQRMLRGCLADKKFLLILDDMWDSDQGKWRELISLLMGGRRGSKVIVTTRSKAVVSIVGSDHRYELGGLAWRDCFSLILEWAFPKGEDQSRHQNLLDIGEQIAVRCRGVPLAARTLGSLLYKKTDERDWQRVRDSEIWRLQGQGQEHILPALKLSYDYLPSYLKPCFAYCSIFQMGQYINKDKLIHLWMAQGLIQSSPGQNQEPESIGDQYFDQLCSASLFQDVEENGPLSVTFRMHDLVHALAQSVAQTECLKKKSHTKAVSNMVRHVSLLGCDLSGQGVEKSLLKLQKLRTIFFPRDGIRSTHDRFVDECIKTFLYLRVIDLEDSCFEVLPKSVGYLKHLRFLDLSWNCSIKELPASICKLLNLQTLRISYCKALKRLPKNIGNLIGLRHLYVTTQQESFPEKAIGCLTSLQSLWITGCANLVCLPEEIQCLRALRTLAISRCPRLASLPKCVASLAKLENLMINDCEKLNLDEGRITVIANLGIRTMVFTELPNFVNWPHWLRGTARSVNYLRIAFCPSLRKFPEWLQNSASLQKLEILGCPEVSALPEGFQHLRTLKVLRVKECSRLARTLHPETGRDWHMVAHVPELYINNARITSSHY, from the coding sequence ATGGGAGAACTGCTTCTGTTCAATGTGGTAGAACTCATTCTGTCCAAGCTAGGCGAACTTCTAGTCGAGGAACTCTTCCTGGCAAACGGAGCAGATGCCGAGCTCCGGAAGCTTGAAACCGCTTTGTCGTCAATCAAACTGGTCCTATTGGACGCAGAGGAGAACCAGTCAACGAACGTCGAGGTTCACAAATGGCTCGCCAATGTCAAGGATGCTTTCGCCGACGCCGATGATCTTCTGGACGAGGTCGAATTTGAAGCTCTCAAGAACCAGGTTAGGGGAAAGTTATGGAACTATCTTACAAGCAGTAGTTCAATTACTTTCCGCCTTTCAGTTGTTAGCAGGATCAAGGAGATGACAGAGAGGTTACATTTAATTGATGGTGGGAAAAAAAATTTTGGGCTTTCTGAGAGGTCTTCGGATCCGCGTAATGCGCGTATACAGAGGGAGACGAGCCATTCTTTTGTTCGTCGCGTCGATGTgataggaagaagaagggatgaAGAAGCCATTGTTGAGAGGTTGAATGATGCTCGGGAACATGTTTCTGTCATTCCCATTGTGGGAATTGGGGGCTTGGGGAAGACAACATTGGCTAGGTTAGTGTACAATAATGAGCGGGTTGCTAGGCATTTTGGGCTGAAGATGTGGGTCGGTGTTTCTCAGGATTTTGATATGAATGTGCTGATGAGAAAGATCATTGAATCTGCAACGAGCTCGGCCTGTGCTGAGCTAGACAGTGATCAGTTGCAGCGTATGCTTCGGGGTTGTTTGGCCGATAAGAAATTTTTACTGATCTTGGATGATATGTGGGACAGCGACCAAGGAAAATGGAGGGAACTGATATCTCTCCTCATGGGTGGTCGCAGAGGAAGCAAAGTCATTGTCACCACTAGGTCTAAAGCAGTTGTTTCCATTGTGGGCAGCGATCATCGTTATGAACTTGGTGGACTTGCTTGGAGAGATTGCTTCTCTTTGATTCTGGAATGGGCTTTTCCAAAAGGAGAAGATCAGAGTAGGCATCAGAACCTCCTCGACATCGGAGAGCAAATTGCAGTGAGATGTAGGGGAGTTCCATTAGCTGCAAGGACTCTAGGAAGCCTGCTGTACAAAAAAACAGACGAACGTGATTGGCAGCGTGTGCGAGACAGTGAAATATGGAGGTTACAAGGTCAGGGGCAAGAGCATATCCTGCCTGCTCTGAAATTGAGTTATGATTACTTACCATCTTACCTGAAACCATGTTTTGCATActgttcaatttttcaaatgGGGCAATACATTAACAAGGATAAGTTAATTCACCTGTGGATGGCACAAGGGCTGATTCAGTCAAGTCCTGGCCAAAATCAAGAGCCTGAAAGCATCGGGGATCAGTATTTTGATCAGTTGTGTTCAGCATCACTCTTTCAAGACGTTGAAGAGAATGGCCCCTTGTCTGTAACCTTTAGAATGCATGATCTTGTACATGCACTTGCACAGTCTGTAGCACAAACAGAATGCCTAAAGAAGAAATCCCATACGAAAGCTGTATCTAATATGGTTCGGCATGTTTCCTTACTGGGTTGTGATTTGTCAGGACAGGGAGTAGAAAAATCCCTCCTGAAACTTCAGAAGCTGCGGACCATTTTCTTTCCACGGGATGGGATAAGATCCACTCATGATCGTTTTGTAGATGAATGCATCAAAACTTTCCTGTACTTGAGAGTGATCGATTTGGAGGATTCATGTTTTGAAGTCTTACCGAAATCTGTTGGTTACTTGAAACATTTGAGGTTCCTTGACCTCAGTTGGAACTGTAGCATCAAAGAACTCCCTGCTTCCATTTGCAAGCTGCTGAATCTGCAGACTCTGAGAATCTCATATTGTAAGGCGTTGAAGAGGTTGCCTAAAAATATAGGGAACTTGATTGGCCTTAGACATCTCTATGTAACCACACAACAGGAATCTTTCCCTGAGAAAGCAATCGGATGCTTGACTTCTCTTCAGTCTCTGTGGATCACCGGTTGTGCCAACCTTGTTTGTTTGCCAGAAGAAATTCAGTGCCTCAGAGCTCTTCGGACATTAGCTATCAGCAGATGCCCGAGATTAGCATCTCTTCCAAAATGCGTAGCAAGTCTTGCCAAGTTAGAGAACCTGATGATCAATGACTGTGAAAAGCTCAACTTGGATGAGGGGAGAATCACTGTAATTGCAAACCTTGGCATCAGGACAATGGTATTTACAGAATTACCAAACTTTGTGAATTGGCCCCATTGGCTGCGTGGCACAGCCAGGAGTGTAAATTACCTAAGGATTGCATTCTGCCCCAGCCTCCGGAAATTCCCAGAGTGGCTGCAAAACTCAGCGTCGCTTCAGAAACTTGAGATTTTGGGATGCCCGGAAGTGTCAGCATTGCCAGAGGGATTCCAACACCTCCGGACACTGAAAGTACTGAGGGTTAAAGAGTGTAGCAGGCTGGCTCGTACACTACACCCAGAAACAGGAAGAGACTGGCATATGGTAGCTCATGTCCCAGAATTATACATCAACAACGCCAGGATCACCTCCTCTCATTATTAG